The genomic DNA CGGTCTACCCGGACACGGTGTTCTGCCCCACCGGCGGCGTTACCGCCGAGAACATGGCTTCCTATTTCGCCGCCGGCGCCGGCCTGGTCGGCATCGGCAGCAACCTTTACGACAAGGCCGCCTTCGCCGCGCGCGACACCGCCGCGCTGGTGGCCCAGATCACCCGCACCCGCGAGGCCGCCCATGGCTGATTTCGACATCGTCGCGCTGGGCGAGCCGCTGGTCGAACTGAACCAGACCAGCCAGGACCAGCGCCAATACCTGCAAGGCTTCGGCGGCGACACCTCCAACGCCGTCATCGCCGCGGCCCGCCAGGGCGCGCGCTGCGCCTACCTGACCCGCGTGGGCGACGACGCCTTCGGCGCGCAGTTCCTGGCGTTGTGGCGCGACGAGGGCGTGGACACCTCGGGCGTCGAGGTCGACGCCAATGCGCACACCGGCCTGTACTTCGTGCAGCACGGCCCCGACGGCCACGCCTTCAGCTACCTGCGACGTGGCTCGGCCGCCAGCCTCATGACTCCCGCCAGCCTCGACGGCGGCCTGATCGAACGCGCCCATTTCCTGCACGTCTCCGGCATCAGCCTGGCGATCAGCACCAGCGCCTGCGACACGGTCTTCGCCGCCATCGCCCGCGCCCGCGCCGCCGGCGTGCAGGTCAGCCTGGATTCGAACTTGCGGCTGCGCCTGTGGCCGCTGGACCGGGCCCGCGCCGTACTGCGCGAGGCGCTGCGCCACGCCGACCTGTTCCTGCCAAGCATGGACGACATGCAGCACCTGACCGGCAACGACGACCCCGAGCGCACCCTCGACTGGATCCGCGACGCCGGCGCGACCGGCGTGGTGGTGCTGAAACTGGGCAAGGACGGCTCCATCATCGACGACGGCAAGACCCGCACACCGGTCGCGGCATTGCGCGTGGATGCGGTGGACGCCACCGGCGCCGGCGACTGCTTCGCCGGCAGCCTGCTGGCGCGCCGCTGCCAGGGCGACGGCTGGGCCGACGCGGTGCGCTACGCCAACGTGGCGGCGGCGCTGTCGACGCTGGGCTATGGCGCCGTCGACCCCCTGCCGCGGGCGGAGCAGGTGCTGGCCAGGCTGCGGACCTGAGGCAGGGGCGTCTCAACAGCCGGCCCCAACCGCCGGCCCAAACAAAAATCCCCGCCGGTTCGCACCAGCGGGGATTTTTTTTCGATCAGGCGGCACGCCAGGAACCTGGCGCGGCCCGCGTGTCATTTTAGACGCGCTTGATCTTTTCCAGCATCTTGAACACACCCTTGGGCGACTTGACGAACAAGCGCTTGAAGGCCTTGCCCAGGCAACGGCGTTCCAGGGTGTTGCGACGCACGCGTTTGCGTTCAGCCATGTTGATTCTCCTGTTGAATTTGCGGAAATCGAATTAGCGGGGCGAAGCCGCCTTCAAGCTTGGCTTGCGGGCGTCTTCGACCCGGCCGCACAACCGGAAATCGGGCTGGCGGGGAAATTGGGTAACTCGGCATTCTAGCCTGAAAGTGGCGAGGGTGCCAATTTGGGGGGCTTGCCTGGAGAGCCGGGAACGCCAAAAAATAGGGACGTATTTGGCTTGGTAAGCCCTCTTTCGGTCCGCTCCGTGTGCAGGACATGCATCAACAGGCCAGCTGATTGGCCCCTTCGCACACGCGAGAGCGCCATCATCCCGACGCAAGACACCGCGTAAGCCTCAAAAGGCCGCCCGCGCGGCCGGTTTGAGGCGGGCCCCGCAAGATCCTCCGCTCCACTCCTGACGGTCACCAGCACGCCAAGCAAGCCGACCGCCCCAACGCCCGACGCCATCCCCCGCCGATCCCGCCACGCGCGGCTCAAGAACCCGCATCGCCCAAAAACGAAGACTACTCAGCCGGCCCCAACTTAGGCCGAATGAAATCCATGAACGCCCGCGTCTTGGCCGGCTGAATACTCGACGGATACACCACGTAGATCGAAATGGGATCCACCGACCACCCGGGCAACACCCGCCGCAGCGAATTGCGCTTGATG from Achromobacter xylosoxidans includes the following:
- a CDS encoding sugar kinase, which translates into the protein MADFDIVALGEPLVELNQTSQDQRQYLQGFGGDTSNAVIAAARQGARCAYLTRVGDDAFGAQFLALWRDEGVDTSGVEVDANAHTGLYFVQHGPDGHAFSYLRRGSAASLMTPASLDGGLIERAHFLHVSGISLAISTSACDTVFAAIARARAAGVQVSLDSNLRLRLWPLDRARAVLREALRHADLFLPSMDDMQHLTGNDDPERTLDWIRDAGATGVVVLKLGKDGSIIDDGKTRTPVAALRVDAVDATGAGDCFAGSLLARRCQGDGWADAVRYANVAAALSTLGYGAVDPLPRAEQVLARLRT